From Nguyenibacter vanlangensis, one genomic window encodes:
- a CDS encoding ATP12 family protein: MTDGKDAAAPAARRRFWDRAEAVAQPEGFAVQLDGRPVRLPGGAALRVASPALATALAAEWQAAGGGAKGGEFTPSDLKLTRIAGTMLERIAPDRQASVAALAGYAAGDLLCYRVRAPALLAERQRQEWDPWLDWLRARHGIALAVTYGVMPVEQPPEALARVRGLLESLSDGVLAALGVAVPALGSLVLGLALVEGRLSAEQATSCATLDERTQMEIWGYDAQQAERLAALGRDVADAVSFLRLVDAKGGESVPPAIDLP; the protein is encoded by the coding sequence ATGACCGATGGCAAGGATGCCGCCGCGCCCGCCGCGCGCCGCCGTTTCTGGGACCGGGCGGAGGCGGTGGCCCAGCCGGAGGGGTTTGCCGTCCAGTTGGACGGACGTCCGGTGCGCCTGCCGGGCGGGGCGGCCCTGCGGGTCGCCAGCCCGGCCCTGGCCACGGCCCTGGCGGCCGAATGGCAGGCGGCCGGCGGCGGGGCGAAGGGCGGGGAATTTACGCCGTCCGACCTGAAGCTGACGCGGATCGCGGGCACGATGCTGGAACGGATCGCGCCCGACCGGCAGGCCAGCGTGGCGGCCCTGGCGGGATACGCGGCGGGGGACCTGCTGTGCTATCGCGTGCGCGCGCCCGCGCTGCTGGCCGAGCGCCAGCGGCAGGAATGGGATCCGTGGCTGGATTGGCTGCGCGCGCGTCACGGCATCGCCCTGGCGGTGACCTATGGCGTCATGCCGGTCGAACAGCCGCCGGAGGCGTTGGCGCGCGTGCGCGGGCTGCTGGAATCGCTGTCCGACGGGGTGTTGGCGGCGCTGGGCGTTGCCGTGCCCGCCCTGGGGAGTCTGGTGCTGGGACTGGCGCTGGTCGAGGGGCGGCTGAGCGCCGAACAGGCGACGTCCTGCGCCACGCTGGACGAGCGGACCCAGATGGAGATCTGGGGCTATGACGCCCAGCAGGCCGAACGCCTGGCCGCCCTGGGACGCGACGTCGCCGATGCCGTGTCGTTCCTGCGACTGGTGGACGCGAAGGGCGGCGAATCAGTCCCGCCGGCCATTGATCTGCCATAA
- a CDS encoding AsmA family protein, whose translation MTGSGMEPGRGPGRAARRGRGWLLAASVIAVLALGGGAIAARTMIDPDALRQVVARAVWRQTGRTLHVGSVAVHVLPYPSVTVDDVALSDMPGGARANMLSAASLQARLALLPLLRHEIRLEDVRLAHPDLLVERLADGRANWQMRPPPAPASAPGPESVPGGAGGPSAAPRWRVRIGSVRVQDAVLAWDDREAHATGAVAVDHLLLDGLAGDAPTIDLRGHRPADAGVVFTLLGHVGRLAAPLPDAWPVRLYATLEIAGVRQGDATLDGSLSDPARLRGYDVAVRGNLGQLAALNRLFVHAGLPAVRDIALDARIVDLSAGGPAAPGLRYLHLRTGAADIGAWVPGLHLDHLALDAPTPADHLAVQAAGAYDGRPFDLQGALGTLAEIRAAVDTRLGTALPVDLTLRQGGASLKAGGSIGGAQSALDLHMTADRLALPGGRALDRLTADAHLAARGGEEVQLSGLRLDAAQLALAGDLTLARHAGTNGLPLLTGRVHAARLDLDALRPVGPVAEGASETAAPPAPAPASGSVPAEQVAALPFGGLHLLDGDLDLSAAQMRLGGETYRDAQAHIAVHGGRLAVDPLRADGTDRRVNGTLTIDDSGAGTGAVPRLSASLGSLVVPAEWAAAQAGMPPYLHGALQLVGTLEAQGRDRAALRTSLTGHLGLSLVNGQIDGRALGALLGPAAGAAQDSAAGLRCLAVHMGLADGRAALDTIGMQTYRLSVTGHGTIGLADQALDLHLVPQVLIGGTGAAMPVAVGGTVQAPRPRMDRVGPQQRFTLSIGPSSAVADPCPAALLAAREGQPGPSPGAAPKAKAPKALDFLRGLGLFR comes from the coding sequence ATGACGGGGTCGGGGATGGAGCCGGGCAGGGGGCCGGGGCGCGCGGCGCGGCGGGGACGGGGCTGGCTGCTGGCCGCGTCCGTGATCGCCGTGCTGGCGTTGGGGGGAGGCGCGATCGCGGCGCGCACGATGATCGACCCCGACGCCCTGCGGCAGGTCGTGGCGCGGGCGGTGTGGCGCCAGACCGGGCGCACCCTGCATGTCGGGTCGGTCGCGGTGCATGTCCTGCCCTATCCCTCGGTCACGGTCGACGACGTAGCATTGTCGGACATGCCGGGCGGCGCGCGGGCGAACATGCTGAGCGCGGCCTCGCTGCAGGCGCGCCTGGCGCTGCTGCCGCTGCTGCGGCACGAGATCCGGCTGGAGGATGTCCGGCTGGCGCATCCCGACCTGCTGGTCGAACGGCTGGCCGACGGGCGGGCGAACTGGCAGATGCGGCCGCCGCCCGCACCTGCGTCCGCACCTGGGCCCGAGTCCGTGCCGGGCGGGGCGGGCGGACCGTCCGCCGCGCCGCGCTGGCGGGTGCGGATCGGCAGCGTGCGGGTGCAGGATGCGGTCCTGGCCTGGGACGACCGGGAGGCCCATGCGACGGGCGCGGTGGCGGTCGATCACCTGCTGCTGGACGGCCTGGCGGGGGATGCGCCGACGATCGATCTGCGGGGCCATCGTCCGGCCGATGCCGGAGTGGTCTTCACGCTGCTGGGCCATGTCGGGCGGTTGGCCGCGCCGTTGCCGGATGCGTGGCCGGTACGGCTGTACGCCACGCTGGAGATCGCGGGCGTGCGGCAGGGCGACGCCACGCTGGACGGCAGCCTGTCCGATCCCGCCCGCCTGCGCGGCTATGATGTCGCCGTGCGGGGCAATCTGGGGCAACTGGCGGCGCTGAACCGGCTGTTCGTGCATGCGGGGCTGCCCGCGGTGCGGGACATCGCGCTGGACGCCCGCATCGTCGATCTGTCCGCCGGCGGTCCGGCGGCGCCCGGCCTGCGGTACCTGCATCTGCGGACCGGGGCGGCGGATATCGGGGCGTGGGTGCCCGGCCTGCATCTGGACCATCTGGCGTTGGACGCGCCGACGCCGGCCGATCATCTGGCGGTGCAGGCCGCCGGGGCCTATGACGGCCGGCCGTTCGACCTGCAGGGCGCGCTGGGCACGCTGGCGGAGATCCGGGCGGCGGTCGACACCCGCCTGGGCACGGCCCTGCCGGTGGACCTGACGCTGCGCCAGGGTGGCGCCAGCCTGAAGGCCGGCGGCAGCATCGGCGGTGCGCAATCGGCGCTGGACCTGCACATGACGGCGGACCGGCTGGCCCTTCCCGGCGGCCGGGCGCTGGACCGGCTGACCGCCGATGCGCATCTGGCGGCGCGGGGCGGGGAGGAGGTCCAACTGTCCGGCCTGCGGCTGGATGCGGCCCAGTTGGCGCTGGCCGGCGACCTGACCCTGGCGCGCCATGCCGGCACGAACGGGCTGCCGCTGCTGACGGGCCGGGTGCACGCCGCGCGCCTGGATCTGGACGCGCTGCGCCCGGTCGGGCCCGTGGCGGAGGGGGCTTCGGAAACGGCTGCGCCGCCCGCGCCCGCCCCGGCTTCGGGGTCGGTCCCGGCGGAGCAGGTGGCGGCGCTGCCGTTCGGGGGGCTGCATCTGCTGGATGGCGACCTGGACCTGTCGGCAGCGCAGATGCGGCTGGGCGGCGAGACCTATCGCGATGCCCAGGCACATATCGCTGTGCATGGCGGGCGCCTGGCCGTCGATCCGCTGCGGGCGGACGGGACGGATCGCCGGGTGAACGGCACCCTGACCATTGACGATTCGGGGGCCGGAACCGGGGCGGTGCCGCGCCTGTCGGCCAGCCTGGGATCGCTGGTCGTGCCGGCGGAATGGGCGGCGGCGCAGGCCGGCATGCCGCCGTACCTGCATGGCGCGCTGCAACTGGTCGGCACGCTGGAGGCCCAGGGGCGGGACCGGGCGGCGCTGCGGACGTCCTTGACCGGGCATCTGGGCCTGTCGCTGGTCAATGGCCAGATCGACGGCAGGGCGCTGGGCGCGCTGCTGGGGCCGGCGGCGGGGGCCGCGCAGGATTCGGCGGCCGGCCTGCGCTGCCTGGCGGTGCATATGGGCCTGGCGGACGGGCGGGCGGCGCTGGACACGATCGGCATGCAGACCTATCGCCTGTCGGTGACCGGGCATGGCACGATCGGCCTGGCCGACCAGGCGCTGGACCTGCATCTGGTGCCGCAGGTGCTGATCGGCGGAACCGGCGCCGCGATGCCGGTGGCGGTGGGCGGCACGGTGCAGGCGCCCCGGCCGCGCATGGATCGCGTCGGGCCCCAGCAGCGTTTCACCCTGAGTATCGGCCCGTCCTCGGCCGTCGCCGATCCGTGTCCGGCCGCGTTGCTGGCCGCGCGCGAGGGCCAGCCGGGGCCGTCGCCGGGCGCGGCGCCCAAGGCCAAGGCGCCGAAGGCCCTGGATTTCCTGCGTGGCCTGGGATTGTTCCGATGA
- a CDS encoding RluA family pseudouridine synthase, which produces MSVVTLTVSEDEADIRLDRWFRRHYPHLTQGALQKLCRTGQVRVDGRRAETSTRLAPGQAVRVPPIPDAARPAPPPRPQLDARLIREIRGMVIYSDDQVIVLNKPAGLPVQGGPGITHHVDAMLDGLKAQEDDPRPRLVHRIDRDTSGLLLLARTPGVAAKLAAAFRGRDVRKTYWAVVVGRPTPASGVIDQPLARLGAGPGALTVVASRKDEDAAHALSEYEVLDAAGRKMSWLALSPLTGRTHQLRVHCEALGTPILGDPKYGGAAAHPEGFTDQLHLHARALDLPHPAGGRLVVTAELPPHMRDTFRQLGFSAGSTPSPRRG; this is translated from the coding sequence ATGAGTGTTGTGACCCTGACCGTCAGCGAGGACGAGGCCGATATCCGCCTGGATCGCTGGTTCCGCCGCCATTACCCGCACCTGACCCAGGGCGCGCTGCAGAAGCTGTGCCGCACCGGGCAGGTGCGCGTGGACGGCAGGCGCGCCGAGACCTCGACCCGTCTGGCGCCGGGCCAGGCGGTGCGCGTGCCGCCCATTCCCGATGCCGCGCGCCCGGCCCCGCCGCCGCGCCCGCAACTGGATGCGCGCCTGATCCGCGAAATCCGCGGCATGGTGATCTATAGCGACGACCAGGTGATCGTGCTGAACAAGCCCGCCGGCCTGCCGGTGCAGGGCGGGCCGGGGATCACCCATCATGTCGATGCCATGCTGGACGGGCTGAAGGCGCAGGAGGACGATCCGCGTCCGCGCCTGGTGCACCGGATCGACCGCGACACGTCGGGCCTGCTGCTGCTGGCGCGCACGCCGGGCGTGGCGGCGAAGCTGGCCGCCGCGTTTCGCGGCCGCGACGTCCGCAAGACCTATTGGGCGGTGGTGGTCGGACGGCCGACGCCCGCCAGCGGGGTGATCGACCAGCCGCTGGCCCGGCTGGGCGCGGGGCCGGGCGCGCTGACGGTCGTCGCCTCGCGCAAGGACGAGGACGCGGCGCATGCGCTGTCGGAATATGAGGTGCTGGACGCCGCGGGGCGCAAGATGTCCTGGCTGGCCCTGTCGCCGCTGACCGGCCGCACGCACCAGTTGCGCGTGCATTGCGAGGCCCTGGGCACGCCGATCCTGGGCGATCCCAAATATGGCGGCGCGGCCGCGCATCCCGAAGGGTTCACCGACCAACTGCACCTGCATGCCCGCGCGCTGGACCTGCCGCACCCGGCCGGCGGGCGGCTGGTGGTCACGGCGGAATTGCCGCCGCATATGCGCGATACCTTCCGGCAGCTCGGCTTCTCGGCCGGCAGCACGCCGTCGCCCAGGCGTGGTTGA
- a CDS encoding replication-associated recombination protein A gives MAGRRDEPDEGDLFGAPAPRQGEAVRGASPEAAPRRGRPPARTQPLADRLRPAALDEVVGQDHLLGPDGALRRMLERGSLASLILWGGPGVGKTTIARLLADAAGLRFVQLSAVFSGVADLKRAFDDARRLAEAGRGTLLFVDEIHRFNRAQQDGFLPVVEDGTVILVGATTENPSFALNGALLSRCQVLVLRRLDDEALERLLRRAEAECGHELPLTAEGRATLRAMADGDGRYLLNMVEQVLAVKAERPLDAQGLSGLLARRAVLYDKDREEHYNLISALHKSLRGSDPDAALYWFARMLEGGEDPRYIARRLTRFAAEDVGMADPQALPLAIAAWETYERLGSPEGELALAQLVVHLGTAPKSNAVYAAYKAARRVAKSTGSLMPPAHILNAPTGLMKDLGYGRGYADDYADIYADAHPDAGQRGALRGFFPDGMARQQFYQPFDRGFEREIGKRLEHWARLRERGREQGREQKKDA, from the coding sequence ATGGCGGGCAGGCGGGATGAACCGGATGAGGGCGATCTGTTCGGCGCGCCCGCGCCGCGGCAGGGCGAGGCGGTGCGCGGTGCTTCGCCCGAAGCCGCGCCGCGCAGGGGGCGGCCGCCGGCCCGGACGCAGCCTCTGGCCGACCGGCTGCGCCCCGCCGCGCTGGACGAGGTGGTGGGCCAGGACCATCTGCTGGGCCCGGACGGCGCGCTGCGCCGCATGCTGGAGCGCGGATCGCTGGCCAGCCTGATCCTGTGGGGCGGGCCGGGCGTGGGCAAGACGACGATTGCACGCCTGCTGGCCGATGCGGCGGGGTTGCGCTTCGTGCAGCTTTCGGCGGTATTTTCCGGTGTCGCGGACCTCAAGCGCGCCTTCGACGATGCCAGGCGCCTGGCCGAGGCCGGGCGCGGCACGCTGCTGTTCGTCGATGAGATCCATCGCTTCAACCGCGCGCAGCAGGATGGTTTCCTGCCGGTGGTCGAGGACGGGACGGTGATCCTGGTGGGCGCGACGACCGAGAACCCGTCCTTCGCCCTGAACGGCGCGCTGCTGTCGCGCTGCCAGGTGCTGGTGCTGCGCCGGCTGGATGACGAGGCGCTGGAGCGTCTGCTGCGCCGGGCCGAGGCCGAGTGCGGGCACGAACTGCCGCTGACCGCCGAAGGACGCGCCACGCTGCGTGCCATGGCCGATGGCGACGGGCGCTATCTGCTGAACATGGTCGAGCAGGTGCTGGCGGTGAAGGCCGAGCGGCCGCTGGACGCGCAGGGCCTTTCCGGCCTGCTGGCCCGCCGGGCGGTGCTGTACGACAAGGACCGCGAGGAACATTACAACCTGATCTCGGCGCTGCATAAATCGTTGCGCGGCTCGGACCCGGATGCGGCGCTGTACTGGTTTGCCCGCATGCTCGAAGGCGGGGAGGATCCGCGCTATATCGCCCGACGCCTGACCCGTTTCGCGGCCGAGGATGTCGGCATGGCCGACCCGCAGGCGCTGCCCCTGGCGATCGCGGCGTGGGAGACGTACGAGCGGCTGGGGTCGCCCGAGGGCGAGCTGGCGCTGGCGCAACTGGTGGTGCATCTGGGCACCGCGCCGAAATCGAACGCGGTCTATGCGGCCTACAAGGCCGCGCGGCGCGTGGCGAAATCGACCGGCAGCCTGATGCCGCCGGCCCATATCCTGAACGCGCCCACCGGATTGATGAAGGATCTGGGCTATGGCCGCGGCTATGCGGACGATTATGCGGACATCTATGCCGATGCGCATCCCGATGCCGGACAGCGGGGCGCCTTGCGCGGCTTTTTCCCCGATGGGATGGCGCGCCAGCAATTCTACCAGCCCTTCGACCGCGGGTTCGAGCGGGAGATCGGCAAGCGCCTGGAACATTGGGCGCGCCTGCGCGAACGGGGGCGCGAGCAGGGGCGCGAACAGAAGAAAGACGCGTAG